A part of Papaver somniferum cultivar HN1 unplaced genomic scaffold, ASM357369v1 unplaced-scaffold_118, whole genome shotgun sequence genomic DNA contains:
- the LOC113330326 gene encoding cold-regulated 413 plasma membrane protein 2-like, with product MGRSMEYLAMKTDQVPRPSSAEELLSSDLQELRIAAKKLANDAIKLGGVGFGTGFIKWMASFAAIYLLILDRTNWKTNMLTSLLVPYIFFSLPHGIFGMLRGEVGKWIAFVAVVLKLFFPRHFPDWLEMPGSLILLLTVAPGFFAVTLRGNWIGIMICLVIGCYLLQEHIRATGGFRNSFTQSHGISNTMGIILLLVYPVWALVLHFL from the exons atggGGAGATCAATGGAATACCTGGCGATGAAAACTGATCAAGTTCCACGTCCTTCATCGGCAGAAGAATTGCTCAGTTCGGATTTGCAGGAGCTGCGTATTGCTGCTAAGAAACTTGCTAATGATGCTATCAAGTTGGGAGGTGTTGGATTTGGCACTGGCTTTATCAAATGGATGGCTTCTTTTGCTGCTAT CTATCTGTTGATACTGGATCGAACTAACTGGAAGACAAACATGCTCACATCCTTATTAGTGCCTTACATTTTCTTTAGTCTTCCACATGGAATTTTCGGTATGCTAAG GGGAGAGGTCGGAAAATGGATCGCATTTGTTGCAGTTGTATTAAAACTCTTCTTCCCGCGCCATTTCCCGG ATTGGCTGGAGATGCCTGGATCGTTGATTCTTCTATTGACGGTAGCTCCTGGATTTTTCGCAGTCACATTGAGAGGGAATTGGATAGGGATAATGATATGCCTAGTGATTGGGTGCTACCTGCTTCAAGAACACATTAGGGCAACTGGTGGCTTCCGAAACTCCTTCACACAGAGTCATGGTATCTCCAACACGATGGGTATCATTCTTTTATTGGTTTATCCTGTCTGGGCTCTTGTACTCCACTTCCTATAA